A stretch of Pseudomonas sp. LRP2-20 DNA encodes these proteins:
- a CDS encoding RidA family protein, with protein MTRQRDVVFPPDRHALYELHRYSPAIRSNGFLFVSGQVGSRKDGSAEPDLAAQVRLAFTNLNAILAAAGSSFADVVDTTIFMVDPAARFETLWEVAAEFWGEAPYPTVTAIGVTWLSGFDFEIKVIARLP; from the coding sequence ATGACCCGCCAACGTGATGTGGTTTTCCCCCCTGACCGCCATGCCTTGTATGAGCTGCACCGCTATTCGCCGGCGATACGCTCCAATGGCTTTCTGTTCGTATCCGGGCAGGTCGGCAGCCGCAAGGATGGCTCGGCCGAGCCCGACCTCGCGGCGCAGGTGCGCCTGGCCTTCACCAACCTCAATGCGATTTTGGCCGCGGCGGGCAGCAGCTTCGCCGATGTGGTCGATACCACCATCTTCATGGTCGACCCCGCTGCCAGGTTCGAGACCCTCTGGGAAGTTGCCGCCGAGTTCTGGGGCGAAGCGCCTTACCCGACGGTGACCGCTATCGGCGTGACGTGGTTGTCCGGCTTCGACTTCGAGATCAAGGTGATCGCCCGGCTACCCTGA
- a CDS encoding AMP-binding protein, with the protein MNLGTIITRSARYWPDHIAVADSQSRVTYAQLERRSNRLASGLGALGVASGEHVAILAANRVELVEAEVALYKAAMVKVPINARLSLDEVVRVLEDSCSVALITDARFAQALATRRAELPLLRQLIVLEGEGGDVGYAALLERGNDAPLGLDPADDALAVLHYTSGSSGVLKAAMLSFGNRKALVRKSIASPTRRSEPGDVMAHVGPITHASGMQIMPLLAVGACNLLLDRYDDRLLLETIQRERVTRLFLVPAMINRLVNYPGVERFDLSSLKLVMYGAAPMAPALVKKAIELFGPILAQGYGAGETCSLVTVLTEQDHLVEDGDYQRLASCGRCYFETDLRVVNEAFEDVAPGEVGEIVVKGPDIMQGYWRAPALTAEVMRDGYYLTGDLAKVDAQGYVFIVDRKKEMIISGGFNVYPSEVEQVIYGFPEVFEVAVVGVPDVQWGEAVRAVVVLKPGAQLQADELIERCGRALAGFKKPRGVDFVSELPKNPNGKVVRRLVRDTYWQHSERRI; encoded by the coding sequence GTGAACCTTGGAACGATCATTACCCGAAGCGCCCGCTACTGGCCGGACCACATCGCCGTGGCGGACAGCCAGTCGCGTGTGACCTACGCCCAGCTGGAGCGCCGCAGCAACCGCCTGGCCTCAGGGCTGGGCGCGTTGGGCGTGGCCAGCGGCGAGCATGTGGCGATCCTCGCGGCCAACCGTGTGGAGTTGGTAGAAGCCGAAGTGGCGCTGTACAAGGCGGCGATGGTCAAGGTGCCGATCAATGCGCGGCTGTCACTGGATGAAGTGGTGCGGGTGCTGGAAGACTCCTGCAGCGTCGCACTGATCACCGACGCCCGCTTTGCCCAGGCGCTGGCGACGCGGCGCGCCGAGTTGCCGCTGTTACGCCAGTTGATCGTGCTGGAGGGCGAGGGCGGTGACGTGGGTTATGCCGCGCTGCTCGAACGCGGCAACGACGCCCCCCTGGGCCTGGACCCTGCCGACGATGCACTGGCCGTGCTGCACTACACCTCCGGCAGCTCGGGGGTGCTCAAGGCCGCCATGCTGTCGTTCGGCAACCGCAAGGCGCTGGTGCGCAAGAGCATCGCCAGCCCCACACGGCGCTCGGAACCGGGCGACGTCATGGCCCACGTCGGGCCCATCACCCATGCCAGTGGCATGCAGATCATGCCGCTGCTGGCGGTGGGCGCGTGCAACCTGCTGCTCGACCGTTACGACGACCGCCTGTTGCTCGAAACCATTCAGCGCGAACGGGTAACGCGGCTGTTCCTGGTGCCGGCGATGATCAACCGGCTGGTCAATTACCCCGGCGTCGAGCGCTTCGACCTGTCGAGCCTGAAGCTGGTCATGTACGGCGCCGCGCCGATGGCGCCGGCACTGGTGAAAAAAGCCATCGAACTGTTCGGGCCGATTCTCGCGCAGGGTTACGGCGCCGGTGAAACCTGCTCGCTGGTGACGGTACTGACCGAGCAGGACCATCTGGTGGAAGACGGCGATTATCAGCGCCTGGCTTCCTGCGGGCGCTGCTATTTCGAGACCGACCTGCGGGTGGTCAACGAGGCGTTCGAGGACGTCGCACCCGGCGAGGTCGGCGAAATCGTGGTCAAGGGACCGGACATCATGCAGGGCTACTGGCGGGCCCCGGCGCTCACTGCCGAAGTGATGCGTGACGGCTATTACCTTACCGGCGACCTGGCGAAGGTCGATGCCCAGGGGTACGTGTTCATTGTCGACCGCAAGAAGGAAATGATCATTTCCGGTGGCTTCAACGTCTACCCCAGCGAAGTGGAGCAGGTGATCTACGGCTTCCCCGAAGTGTTCGAGGTCGCGGTGGTCGGCGTGCCCGATGTGCAGTGGGGCGAAGCGGTGCGCGCGGTGGTGGTGCTCAAGCCCGGCGCCCAGTTGCAGGCCGACGAGCTCATCGAACGTTGCGGCCGTGCTCTGGCGGGGTTCAAGAAGCCGCGCGGCGTCGACTTTGTCAGCGAACTGCCAAAAAACCCCAATGGCAAGGTGGTGCGCCGCCTGGTCCGGGACACCTACTGGCAACACAGCGAACGTCGCATCTGA